In one Drosophila pseudoobscura strain MV-25-SWS-2005 chromosome X, UCI_Dpse_MV25, whole genome shotgun sequence genomic region, the following are encoded:
- the LOC4814775 gene encoding uncharacterized protein isoform X1 yields MSLTKKDPSLRVAASDPHLVSLGGGRLSTAVTIHYIHIGDTTIGSAGTCSISLNGSGVRPLHCTIYRSDANEVTLVPEQEARLLIDGAPILEETKLSQGAMITIGNSNYLRFNNPAEAQMMRSAMGSNERISMPQIDFTQSARQAHELSQSLELESFYESIINPIKHSGGLQSSGGYDQQQLECPKVFTSDLVTVNMPAKDVLGQKYASFARNLAENHRNEKQMNNQYAKGAGVGNNSGYWNVPTNAAIYKEQQQQQQQHQHQQQLLHHHQQQQSHPDLLTKVNNDRYDRYPKPGGFQIYSMNGVNNDINNGNGSANASGSGSGGAELEDMLKICTEYADRNTSAGAVAPPPASHNTSSTSSITSSPIVQNRIKTNGSLPRDKKSPFPQQPSGGSGGSSTTNLSLLSSASGYENVRLLGPNRVEINGQLHVPASVAAAAGTAGSGGAGPSPAVRSSHENVSGNISGGAKYVPQSPRTKIRTNCMSPKKDVSFGSAFALATANQSPPPSNAGAGQAMVKPPLAPKPPAPNQQRDYEQLFKSFERKQQQLDRLVPPAKRSNKNVNNLTLNLNPAESLSLSQSPKPSRKPAPAPRSIHLEQRHRRELIQRRKQLKTELAELPPSTSTQDNPEMEPQQVEQQQVTPMSPRLQLQALQNRIRRLEAQRNATRVMEENQQAKLKQSIEMKQDQLKKLRAMLKQKPNNACLKEELQLVCESLESDRKTFEDLEFQYFEEESEHHASHEELKRQEQRLTLESELAALRIQLGPDDEEQQPTSPKKSGSGAGAETGPASPGSSSSNLINGVMSQSLFGSAELLCPKRHHQEDLMSKSVNENMFYNHKIEATTSTPKRLPLQLYEDGAATGSGSCEQISFNLSLQSDRFEVNPLERRVPSQDDIDRICKVANDAPISTSQGASTKIFDSFKEIERNRKLLLAQQGHQVIEHERQKMYDLKKKCHAEARTQYLLSTQQSMEQKQLEQQLETDANGGKDAKLFENTELQKLSGPEADATEEKEQQQQQKQKEQEQKTNNDKENNGQSRKSIGSSPSATTATTTPQQQRHSQPELEHHAIAVGIGSGSGSTAQMMARSPRPLSEANNCDATIETPKFANGSGGGMELSAIENKRASSNSNSQDTASAGSGSGNSGSGGSTASERKRALPKHQRPLTRYLPIFSPDLNLRHHIETAGHQIDLCPHVFVDAHSCRGYLHKLGATFHAWSRRWFVLDRQRSALIYYSDKSERKPRGGAYFATIDEVYLDHLNASKSGRPHCTFIVKTKKRSYNLQAASDSAARIWIDAIITGAQVPTAAVSAIRWRIFLL; encoded by the exons ATGTCATTGACGAAAAAGGATCCATCGCTGCGTGTTGCCGCCTCCGATCCGCATCTGGTTAGCCTGGGCGGCGGTCGTTTGAGTACCGCCGTAACCATACACTACATACACATTG GGGATACGACAATCGGATCGGCCGGGACGTGCAGCATCTCGTTGAATGGAAGCGGAGTCCGGCCGCTGCACTGCACCATCTACAGGAGCGACGCCAACGAGGTGACCCTGGTGCCGGAGCAGGAGGCGCGACTGCTGATTGACGGCGCCCCCATTCTGGAGGAGACAAAGCTCAGCCAGGGGGCGATGATCACCATCGGCAATTCGAATTACTTGCGGTTCAACAATCCGGCAGAGGCGCAGATGATGCGCTCGGCCATGGGCTCCAACGAGCGAATTTCCATGCCACAGATCGACTTCACGCAGTCGGCGCGACAGGCCCACGAGCTGAGTCAGTCGCTGGAGCTAGAGTCCTTCTACGAGAGCATCATCAATCCGATCAAGCACTCTGGAGGGCTCCAGTCCTCCGGCGGATatgatcagcagcagctggagtgCCCGAAGGTCTTCACCTCCGACCTGGTCACCGTCAATATGCCCGCCAAGGATGTGCTCGGTCAGAAGTATGCGAGCTTTGCCCGCAATCTGGCCGAGAACCATCGCAACGAGAAGCAGATGAATAATCAATATGCCAAAGGAGCAGGAGTCGGTAATAATTCCGGCTACTGGAACGTACCCACCAATGCGGCCATCtacaaggagcagcagcagcagcagcagcagcatcagcatcagcaacagctgctgcatcatcaccaacaacagcaatcgCATCCGGATCTGCTTACCAAGGTGAACAACGATCGCTACGATCGGTATCCCAAGCCAGGCGGCTTCCAGATCTACTCCATGAACGGCGTCAACAATGACATCAACAATGGAAACGGGAGTGCAAATGctagtggaagtggaagtggaggaGCTGAGCTGGAGGATATGCTTAAGATCTGCACGGAGTATGCGGACAGGAATACATCTGCTGGTGCagtggctcctcctcctgcttcgCACAATACATCGAGCACCTCGAGCATCACCTCGTCCCCGATTGTGCAGAATCGAATCAAGACAAACGGCTCTCTGCCGCGTGACAAGAAGTCGCCATTCCCCCAGCAGCCcagtggcggcagcggcggcagcagcaccacaaaTCTCTCGCTGCTGAGCAGCGCCTCGGGCTACGAGAATGTACGTCTGCTAGGACCCAATCGCGTGGAGATCAATGGGCAGCTGCATGTGCCGGCCTCTGTGGCGGCGGCCGCCGGCACAGCGGGAAGCGGAGGAGCTGGCCCCAGTCCGGCGGTTCGATCGAGTCACGAGAATGTCAGTGGGAATATCAGTGGCGGGGCAAAGTATGTGCCACAGAGCCCCAGGACAAAGATACGCACCAACTGCATGTCCCCCAAGAAGGATGTGTCCTTTGGCAGCGCCTTTGCCCTGGCTACCGCCAACCAATCGCCACCGCCATCGAACGCCGGAGCAGGTCAAGCGATGGTAAAGCCGCCGCTGGCACCCAAACCACCGGCACCCAACCAGCAACGGGACTATGAGCAGCTCTTCAAGTCCTTTGAgcgcaaacagcagcagctggaccgCCTGGTGCCGCCGGCCAAGCGCAGCAACAAGAATGTCAACAATCTCACCCTGAATCTGAATCCCGCCGAATCGCTCTCGCTGTCGCAGTCGCCCAAGCCCAGCCGCaagccagcgccagcaccgCGCAGCATACACCTGGAGCAGCGCCATCGCCGGGAGCTGATCCAACGACGGAAACAGCTGAAAACGGAGTTGGCCGAGCTGCCGCCATCCACCAGCACACAGGACAATCCCGAG ATGGAGCCGCAGCAggtcgagcagcagcaggtgacGCCGATGTCGCCGCGCCTGCAGCTTCAGGCCCTGCAGAACCGGATACGCCGCCTGGAGGCCCAGAGGAACGCCACGCGCGTGATGGAGGAGAATCAGCAGGCGAAGCTGAAGCAATCGATTGAAATGAAGCAGGATCAGCTGAAAAA ACTCCGGGCCATGCTCAAGCAGAAGCCGAACAATGCCTGCCTCAAGGAGGAGCTGCAATTGGTGTGCGAATCTCTGGAGAGTGACCGCAAGACGTTCGAGGATCTGGAGTTTCAGTACTTCGAAGAGGAGTCCGAGCATCATGCCAGCCACGAGGAGCTCAAGCGCCAGGAGCAACGCCTCACGCTTGAGTCAGAGCTGGCCGCCTTGCGCATTCAGCTGGGCCCCGACGACGAAGAGCAGCAGCCCACCTCGCCAAAGAAGAGCGGATCGGGAGCCGGAGCCGAAACCGGACCCGCTTccccaggcagcagcagcagcaatctgATCAACGGCGTCATGTCTCAGTCTCTATTTGGATCTGCGGAACTGCTCTGCCCCAAGCGACACCACCAGGAGGATCTGATGTCGAAGAGCGTGAACGAGAATATGTTCTACAACCACAAGATCGaagccaccaccagcacacCGAAGCGTCTGCCCCTGCAGCTGTACGAGGATGGCGCTGCGACTGGCAGTGGGAGCTGTGAGCAAATCAGCTTCAATCTGTCGCTGCAAAGCGATCGGTTCGAGGTGAATCCCCTGGAACGTCGCGTACCCTCGCAGGACGACATCGATCGCATATGCAAGGTGGCCAATGATGCACCCATCTCGACCAGTCAGGGAGCCAGTACGAAGATCTTTGACAGCTTCAAGGAAATTGAACGAAACAGGAAACTTTTGCTGGCTCAGCAGG GTCATCAGGTCATTGAGCATGAGCGACAAAAGATGTACGACCTGAAGAAGAAATGCCACGCAGAGGCACGCACCCAATATTTGCTATCCACACAGCAGTCGATGGAGCAGAAACAACTGGAGCAACAGCTCGAAACGGATGCCAA CGGCGGCAAAGATGCAAAATTGTTTGAGAACACGGAACTGCAAAAGCTTAGCGGCCCTGAGGCGGATGCAacggaggagaaggagcagcaacagcaacagaagcagaaagaaCAAGAGCAGAAGACAAACAACGATAAGGAGAATAACGGTCAGAGCAGAAAGTCAATCGGAAGCAGTCCCTCGGCCacaacagcgacaacaacacCCCAACAG CAACGTCACTCgcagccagagctagagcatCATGCCATAGCGGTGGGCAttggaagtggcagtggatCCACAGCCCAGATGATGGCTCGGAGTCCGCGTCCTCTGTCGGAGGCCAACAATTGTGACGCAACAATTGAGACGCCCAAGTTTGCCAACGGAAGTGGTGGTGGCATGGAATTGTCGGCCATCGAAAACAAGagggccagcagcaacagcaattcCCAGGACACGGCATCggcgggcagtggcagtgggaacagcggcagcggtggcagcacAGCCAGCGAACGGAAGCGCGCCCTGCCGAAACACCAGCGTCCCCTGACCCGCTACCTGCCCATCTTCTCGCCAGACCTCAATCTGAGGCATCACATTGAGACCGCTGGCCACCAGATCGATCTCTGTCCGCATGTTTTTGTCGATGCGCACAGTTGTCGCGG ATATCTACACAAGCTGGGGGCCACGTTCCACGCGTGGTCGAGGCGTTGGTTTGTCCTCGACAGGCAGCGCAGTGCCCTGATCTACTACTCGGACAAATCGGAGCGGAAGCCACGAGGCGGAGCCTACTTTGCA ACCATCGACGAGGTGTATCTGGATCATTTGAATGCCTCGAAGAGCGGCCGACCACATTGCACCTTCATTGTGAAGACCAAGAAGCGGAGCTACAACCTTCAGGCAGCCTCCGATTCAGCGGCGCGCATTTGGATAGACGCCATCATCACGGGGGCCCAAG TGCCCACAGCAGCTGTCTCAGCTATTAGATGGCGAATATTTCTACTCTAG
- the LOC4814775 gene encoding uncharacterized protein isoform X2 — protein sequence MSLTKKDPSLRVAASDPHLVSLGGGRLSTAVTIHYIHIGDTTIGSAGTCSISLNGSGVRPLHCTIYRSDANEVTLVPEQEARLLIDGAPILEETKLSQGAMITIGNSNYLRFNNPAEAQMMRSAMGSNERISMPQIDFTQSARQAHELSQSLELESFYESIINPIKHSGGLQSSGGYDQQQLECPKVFTSDLVTVNMPAKDVLGQKYASFARNLAENHRNEKQMNNQYAKGAGVGNNSGYWNVPTNAAIYKEQQQQQQQHQHQQQLLHHHQQQQSHPDLLTKVNNDRYDRYPKPGGFQIYSMNGVNNDINNGNGSANASGSGSGGAELEDMLKICTEYADRNTSAGAVAPPPASHNTSSTSSITSSPIVQNRIKTNGSLPRDKKSPFPQQPSGGSGGSSTTNLSLLSSASGYENVRLLGPNRVEINGQLHVPASVAAAAGTAGSGGAGPSPAVRSSHENVSGNISGGAKYVPQSPRTKIRTNCMSPKKDVSFGSAFALATANQSPPPSNAGAGQAMVKPPLAPKPPAPNQQRDYEQLFKSFERKQQQLDRLVPPAKRSNKNVNNLTLNLNPAESLSLSQSPKPSRKPAPAPRSIHLEQRHRRELIQRRKQLKTELAELPPSTSTQDNPEMEPQQVEQQQVTPMSPRLQLQALQNRIRRLEAQRNATRVMEENQQAKLKQSIEMKQDQLKKLRAMLKQKPNNACLKEELQLVCESLESDRKTFEDLEFQYFEEESEHHASHEELKRQEQRLTLESELAALRIQLGPDDEEQQPTSPKKSGSGAGAETGPASPGSSSSNLINGVMSQSLFGSAELLCPKRHHQEDLMSKSVNENMFYNHKIEATTSTPKRLPLQLYEDGAATGSGSCEQISFNLSLQSDRFEVNPLERRVPSQDDIDRICKVANDAPISTSQGASTKIFDSFKEIERNRKLLLAQQGHQVIEHERQKMYDLKKKCHAEARTQYLLSTQQSMEQKQLEQQLETDANGGKDAKLFENTELQKLSGPEADATEEKEQQQQQKQKEQEQKTNNDKENNGQSRKSIGSSPSATTATTTPQQQRHSQPELEHHAIAVGIGSGSGSTAQMMARSPRPLSEANNCDATIETPKFANGSGGGMELSAIENKRASSNSNSQDTASAGSGSGNSGSGGSTASERKRALPKHQRPLTRYLPIFSPDLNLRHHIETAGHQIDLCPHVFVDAHSCRGYLHKLGATFHAWSRRWFVLDRQRSALIYYSDKSERKPRGGAYFATIDEVYLDHLNASKSGRPHCTFIVKTKKRSYNLQAASDSAARIWIDAIITGAQGNLDY from the exons ATGTCATTGACGAAAAAGGATCCATCGCTGCGTGTTGCCGCCTCCGATCCGCATCTGGTTAGCCTGGGCGGCGGTCGTTTGAGTACCGCCGTAACCATACACTACATACACATTG GGGATACGACAATCGGATCGGCCGGGACGTGCAGCATCTCGTTGAATGGAAGCGGAGTCCGGCCGCTGCACTGCACCATCTACAGGAGCGACGCCAACGAGGTGACCCTGGTGCCGGAGCAGGAGGCGCGACTGCTGATTGACGGCGCCCCCATTCTGGAGGAGACAAAGCTCAGCCAGGGGGCGATGATCACCATCGGCAATTCGAATTACTTGCGGTTCAACAATCCGGCAGAGGCGCAGATGATGCGCTCGGCCATGGGCTCCAACGAGCGAATTTCCATGCCACAGATCGACTTCACGCAGTCGGCGCGACAGGCCCACGAGCTGAGTCAGTCGCTGGAGCTAGAGTCCTTCTACGAGAGCATCATCAATCCGATCAAGCACTCTGGAGGGCTCCAGTCCTCCGGCGGATatgatcagcagcagctggagtgCCCGAAGGTCTTCACCTCCGACCTGGTCACCGTCAATATGCCCGCCAAGGATGTGCTCGGTCAGAAGTATGCGAGCTTTGCCCGCAATCTGGCCGAGAACCATCGCAACGAGAAGCAGATGAATAATCAATATGCCAAAGGAGCAGGAGTCGGTAATAATTCCGGCTACTGGAACGTACCCACCAATGCGGCCATCtacaaggagcagcagcagcagcagcagcagcatcagcatcagcaacagctgctgcatcatcaccaacaacagcaatcgCATCCGGATCTGCTTACCAAGGTGAACAACGATCGCTACGATCGGTATCCCAAGCCAGGCGGCTTCCAGATCTACTCCATGAACGGCGTCAACAATGACATCAACAATGGAAACGGGAGTGCAAATGctagtggaagtggaagtggaggaGCTGAGCTGGAGGATATGCTTAAGATCTGCACGGAGTATGCGGACAGGAATACATCTGCTGGTGCagtggctcctcctcctgcttcgCACAATACATCGAGCACCTCGAGCATCACCTCGTCCCCGATTGTGCAGAATCGAATCAAGACAAACGGCTCTCTGCCGCGTGACAAGAAGTCGCCATTCCCCCAGCAGCCcagtggcggcagcggcggcagcagcaccacaaaTCTCTCGCTGCTGAGCAGCGCCTCGGGCTACGAGAATGTACGTCTGCTAGGACCCAATCGCGTGGAGATCAATGGGCAGCTGCATGTGCCGGCCTCTGTGGCGGCGGCCGCCGGCACAGCGGGAAGCGGAGGAGCTGGCCCCAGTCCGGCGGTTCGATCGAGTCACGAGAATGTCAGTGGGAATATCAGTGGCGGGGCAAAGTATGTGCCACAGAGCCCCAGGACAAAGATACGCACCAACTGCATGTCCCCCAAGAAGGATGTGTCCTTTGGCAGCGCCTTTGCCCTGGCTACCGCCAACCAATCGCCACCGCCATCGAACGCCGGAGCAGGTCAAGCGATGGTAAAGCCGCCGCTGGCACCCAAACCACCGGCACCCAACCAGCAACGGGACTATGAGCAGCTCTTCAAGTCCTTTGAgcgcaaacagcagcagctggaccgCCTGGTGCCGCCGGCCAAGCGCAGCAACAAGAATGTCAACAATCTCACCCTGAATCTGAATCCCGCCGAATCGCTCTCGCTGTCGCAGTCGCCCAAGCCCAGCCGCaagccagcgccagcaccgCGCAGCATACACCTGGAGCAGCGCCATCGCCGGGAGCTGATCCAACGACGGAAACAGCTGAAAACGGAGTTGGCCGAGCTGCCGCCATCCACCAGCACACAGGACAATCCCGAG ATGGAGCCGCAGCAggtcgagcagcagcaggtgacGCCGATGTCGCCGCGCCTGCAGCTTCAGGCCCTGCAGAACCGGATACGCCGCCTGGAGGCCCAGAGGAACGCCACGCGCGTGATGGAGGAGAATCAGCAGGCGAAGCTGAAGCAATCGATTGAAATGAAGCAGGATCAGCTGAAAAA ACTCCGGGCCATGCTCAAGCAGAAGCCGAACAATGCCTGCCTCAAGGAGGAGCTGCAATTGGTGTGCGAATCTCTGGAGAGTGACCGCAAGACGTTCGAGGATCTGGAGTTTCAGTACTTCGAAGAGGAGTCCGAGCATCATGCCAGCCACGAGGAGCTCAAGCGCCAGGAGCAACGCCTCACGCTTGAGTCAGAGCTGGCCGCCTTGCGCATTCAGCTGGGCCCCGACGACGAAGAGCAGCAGCCCACCTCGCCAAAGAAGAGCGGATCGGGAGCCGGAGCCGAAACCGGACCCGCTTccccaggcagcagcagcagcaatctgATCAACGGCGTCATGTCTCAGTCTCTATTTGGATCTGCGGAACTGCTCTGCCCCAAGCGACACCACCAGGAGGATCTGATGTCGAAGAGCGTGAACGAGAATATGTTCTACAACCACAAGATCGaagccaccaccagcacacCGAAGCGTCTGCCCCTGCAGCTGTACGAGGATGGCGCTGCGACTGGCAGTGGGAGCTGTGAGCAAATCAGCTTCAATCTGTCGCTGCAAAGCGATCGGTTCGAGGTGAATCCCCTGGAACGTCGCGTACCCTCGCAGGACGACATCGATCGCATATGCAAGGTGGCCAATGATGCACCCATCTCGACCAGTCAGGGAGCCAGTACGAAGATCTTTGACAGCTTCAAGGAAATTGAACGAAACAGGAAACTTTTGCTGGCTCAGCAGG GTCATCAGGTCATTGAGCATGAGCGACAAAAGATGTACGACCTGAAGAAGAAATGCCACGCAGAGGCACGCACCCAATATTTGCTATCCACACAGCAGTCGATGGAGCAGAAACAACTGGAGCAACAGCTCGAAACGGATGCCAA CGGCGGCAAAGATGCAAAATTGTTTGAGAACACGGAACTGCAAAAGCTTAGCGGCCCTGAGGCGGATGCAacggaggagaaggagcagcaacagcaacagaagcagaaagaaCAAGAGCAGAAGACAAACAACGATAAGGAGAATAACGGTCAGAGCAGAAAGTCAATCGGAAGCAGTCCCTCGGCCacaacagcgacaacaacacCCCAACAG CAACGTCACTCgcagccagagctagagcatCATGCCATAGCGGTGGGCAttggaagtggcagtggatCCACAGCCCAGATGATGGCTCGGAGTCCGCGTCCTCTGTCGGAGGCCAACAATTGTGACGCAACAATTGAGACGCCCAAGTTTGCCAACGGAAGTGGTGGTGGCATGGAATTGTCGGCCATCGAAAACAAGagggccagcagcaacagcaattcCCAGGACACGGCATCggcgggcagtggcagtgggaacagcggcagcggtggcagcacAGCCAGCGAACGGAAGCGCGCCCTGCCGAAACACCAGCGTCCCCTGACCCGCTACCTGCCCATCTTCTCGCCAGACCTCAATCTGAGGCATCACATTGAGACCGCTGGCCACCAGATCGATCTCTGTCCGCATGTTTTTGTCGATGCGCACAGTTGTCGCGG ATATCTACACAAGCTGGGGGCCACGTTCCACGCGTGGTCGAGGCGTTGGTTTGTCCTCGACAGGCAGCGCAGTGCCCTGATCTACTACTCGGACAAATCGGAGCGGAAGCCACGAGGCGGAGCCTACTTTGCA ACCATCGACGAGGTGTATCTGGATCATTTGAATGCCTCGAAGAGCGGCCGACCACATTGCACCTTCATTGTGAAGACCAAGAAGCGGAGCTACAACCTTCAGGCAGCCTCCGATTCAGCGGCGCGCATTTGGATAGACGCCATCATCACGGGGGCCCAAGGTAATCTGGATTACTAA